The Candidatus Jordarchaeales archaeon genome includes a window with the following:
- a CDS encoding CoA-transferase: MDLFKVEFEGENKLMSIKDAVESFVKPGSLIHIGATNTLPYCFCYELCRVFWGKKPGFRLLTLGGGINIELPVYGGLVSEVITSYAGHVYPSPAPSPVIQKSYISGSVKFENWSILTICQSLMAGALDLEFMPTKSIAGSSMEENEGFKFVKDPFTGRAVGVVRGIKPDVSVYHGWCADREGNTIMFPPSAEGVIPWGAYASKGGVIVTVEKIVEREFIMRNAHLVRIPGYLVRAVVEAPFGAHPSAFYVPESFGGGYAEDYDFIVDFRRATESEEKLHKWVEEWILSVDHEGYLKKLGFERLFYLVGKAKSDSWKHELRAKEKLISKSEEPTSVERMILVGARKIAEKCVEKGYRVVLAGIGGANLAAWMAAYMLRERGYNVDLVAEVGFYGYLPRPANPFVFNMTNIHTCKGLFGSMQVLGAIMGRENNKGMGVLGAGQVDKYGNINSTLIPGVMYLVGSGGANDVASTAEEIVVLVKHSPLRLVEKVPYITAPGRKVTMVVTTMGVLEKVGGELVLTEYFPQKGLGREEVIERIKSETGWNLRISDRVKEAGLLSVKELYMLRCFDPDKNFLQD, translated from the coding sequence ATGGACTTATTTAAAGTGGAATTTGAAGGAGAAAACAAGTTGATGAGTATTAAGGATGCCGTGGAAAGTTTCGTTAAGCCCGGTTCACTTATCCATATTGGAGCCACTAATACTTTACCATACTGTTTCTGCTACGAGTTGTGCAGGGTTTTCTGGGGGAAGAAGCCGGGTTTCAGGCTGCTCACGCTTGGCGGAGGGATAAACATTGAGCTTCCAGTTTATGGAGGATTAGTAAGCGAGGTGATAACTTCTTACGCGGGACACGTTTACCCGTCTCCAGCACCATCACCTGTGATTCAAAAGAGCTACATTAGCGGTAGTGTTAAGTTCGAGAACTGGTCTATCCTAACTATATGTCAAAGTTTGATGGCCGGCGCTCTCGACTTGGAGTTTATGCCAACTAAATCAATAGCAGGTTCAAGTATGGAGGAAAACGAGGGGTTCAAGTTCGTTAAGGACCCATTTACTGGCAGAGCGGTTGGGGTTGTTAGGGGGATCAAACCGGACGTTTCGGTGTATCATGGGTGGTGTGCTGACCGCGAAGGGAACACCATCATGTTTCCCCCGTCTGCCGAGGGGGTTATTCCCTGGGGAGCTTACGCGAGCAAAGGTGGTGTCATAGTTACTGTCGAGAAGATCGTTGAGAGAGAGTTTATAATGCGGAACGCACATTTAGTTCGCATACCGGGATATTTGGTGAGGGCTGTCGTGGAGGCTCCTTTTGGTGCACACCCATCAGCTTTCTACGTACCAGAGAGCTTCGGGGGAGGATACGCTGAGGATTATGACTTTATAGTTGACTTTAGGAGGGCTACGGAGAGCGAGGAAAAGCTACACAAGTGGGTTGAAGAGTGGATTTTAAGCGTTGACCACGAAGGGTACTTGAAGAAGCTCGGTTTTGAAAGACTTTTCTACCTTGTGGGGAAGGCTAAGAGCGATTCGTGGAAACATGAATTAAGGGCGAAAGAGAAGTTGATTTCTAAGAGCGAGGAGCCGACAAGCGTTGAAAGAATGATACTTGTGGGGGCAAGAAAGATAGCTGAGAAATGCGTCGAAAAAGGTTACAGAGTTGTGCTGGCTGGGATAGGCGGAGCGAACCTCGCTGCTTGGATGGCTGCGTATATGCTCAGGGAGAGAGGTTACAATGTGGACTTGGTTGCAGAGGTGGGATTCTACGGCTACCTGCCACGCCCAGCAAACCCGTTCGTTTTCAACATGACGAACATCCACACGTGTAAAGGGCTTTTCGGAAGCATGCAGGTTCTCGGGGCGATCATGGGGAGGGAGAATAATAAGGGCATGGGTGTCTTGGGAGCGGGACAGGTGGATAAATACGGTAATATAAATTCAACGTTGATACCCGGAGTGATGTACTTGGTTGGTTCGGGGGGCGCTAATGACGTTGCGTCAACGGCGGAGGAGATTGTTGTTCTTGTAAAACACTCACCGTTAAGACTAGTAGAGAAAGTGCCCTACATAACTGCCCCCGGGAGAAAGGTCACGATGGTTGTGACTACGATGGGTGTTCTCGAGAAAGTGGGTGGGGAGCTCGTTCTTACAGAATATTTCCCCCAGAAAGGGCTGGGAAGGGAAGAGGTAATAGAGAGGATAAAGTCTGAGACCGGATGGAACCTAAGGATTTCTGACCGTGTGAAGGAAGCGGGTTTGCTATCGGTAAAGGAGCTGTATATGCTCAGATGTTTTGACCCCGACAAGAATTTCCTACAGGACTAA
- a CDS encoding MazG nucleotide pyrophosphohydrolase domain-containing protein, with protein MEIKEFQRLMYELYFENDSRRGVPQNFIWLVSEVGELARAIKSGDKGKIEEEIADVFAWLASLANVLNVDIEEAAIKKYPMKCPRCNQKPCRCEFRI; from the coding sequence TTGGAGATCAAAGAGTTTCAAAGGTTAATGTACGAGTTATACTTTGAGAATGATTCTAGAAGAGGGGTTCCGCAGAATTTTATTTGGCTCGTCAGCGAAGTAGGCGAGCTAGCACGAGCTATCAAGAGCGGCGACAAGGGTAAAATTGAGGAAGAGATCGCTGACGTCTTTGCTTGGCTTGCGTCACTAGCCAACGTCTTGAACGTGGATATCGAGGAAGCCGCTATAAAGAAGTACCCTATGAAGTGCCCTCGCTGCAATCAAAAGCCCTGTAGGTGCGAGTTTAGAATTTAG
- a CDS encoding manganese-dependent inorganic pyrophosphatase, with protein MVNIYVVGHKAPDTDSVCSAIAYARFKRDVEGIEAEAVRADEINPETEYVLKYFKVEVPPLLRSAKGKKLILVDHNEFAQAVDGIEEAEIVEVLDHHKIDFRYREPILFHVEPVGATATLIAKKYFERGIKIPREIAGILLAAILSDTVVFKSATCTPIDKEMALKLAEIVQVDPEKFGIEVKKAKASLKGKSAAEVLMADFKDYEFKGVKVGVGQVEVFDLQEALEMKKEILEEMEKKMREGKYGLVLMMLTDIIKEGTELLAVGERLDMVEKAFGKKVKDGSVYLEGVMSRKKEVIPPLQKAFETL; from the coding sequence GTGGTGAATATTTACGTTGTGGGGCATAAGGCTCCAGATACAGACTCTGTGTGCTCGGCGATAGCCTACGCTAGGTTCAAGAGGGACGTTGAAGGTATAGAAGCTGAAGCGGTTAGGGCTGACGAAATAAATCCTGAAACCGAGTACGTTCTAAAGTACTTCAAGGTTGAAGTCCCGCCTCTTTTGAGGAGCGCGAAAGGGAAGAAGCTTATTCTCGTAGACCACAACGAGTTCGCTCAGGCTGTTGATGGAATAGAGGAGGCGGAAATAGTTGAAGTTCTCGACCACCATAAGATAGATTTCAGGTACCGTGAGCCCATACTGTTCCACGTTGAACCTGTTGGAGCGACAGCTACGTTGATAGCGAAAAAGTACTTTGAGAGAGGGATTAAAATCCCGCGCGAAATAGCGGGAATATTGCTTGCCGCGATACTATCTGATACCGTTGTATTTAAGTCGGCTACTTGTACTCCGATTGACAAAGAGATGGCATTAAAGCTTGCTGAGATAGTTCAAGTGGACCCAGAAAAGTTTGGGATTGAGGTTAAGAAAGCTAAGGCCAGCCTCAAGGGTAAAAGCGCTGCGGAAGTATTAATGGCAGACTTTAAAGATTATGAGTTCAAAGGAGTGAAGGTAGGCGTCGGGCAGGTTGAAGTGTTCGACTTGCAGGAAGCGCTGGAAATGAAGAAAGAGATTCTCGAGGAAATGGAGAAAAAGATGCGCGAAGGAAAATATGGACTGGTCCTAATGATGCTCACAGACATCATAAAGGAAGGTACAGAGCTGTTAGCCGTAGGTGAAAGGCTCGACATGGTTGAGAAAGCATTTGGAAAGAAAGTTAAGGATGGTTCAGTATATTTGGAGGGCGTCATGTCGAGGAAAAAAGAAGTGATCCCACCACTGCAGAAAGCGTTTGAAACACTCTAA
- a CDS encoding CoA-binding protein, which yields MDLRAVFQPRTLCVIGVSLTNPLSPGTVIYYKNLYEMEVRVYGVNPRGGTLDDKEIYPSIADVPEDIDLAVVCLPAELVNDVLEECGEVGVKGAVVVSGGFAEVGGEGVERQNKLVKIARKYDMAVIGPNCVGVYSPPFVDTFFLPSERLVAPPPGNVAVISQSGGVLVDQFFSKYAERKIGVSVAVSVGNKAVVDENVLLDYLKDDPRTKLITVYLEGFREGEGTIFLRKAAECFEKKPVIVFKAGKSEYGKRATASHTGSMLSSSGIASAAFKQWGIIEAENEYEIITFSKVLSFRLPSIKRGDVAILTISGGHGVLCADLCAKYGLRLVEFTEEEQEEMRRLLNPSAAPIASLKNPIDLTGSLVDNDVEKVTEYLMQNEKVEAVILLMLPYPPTISMQLGRRAASIVRKYRKPVVAYVPWVQKYQMIVEGFELNGIPVAHTVEEAVQMIKALRLKGEAEERIGRSSAYSKSNVDGMKTNL from the coding sequence TTGGACCTGAGAGCGGTCTTCCAACCTAGGACCCTGTGTGTGATAGGCGTCTCGCTGACCAATCCACTCAGCCCTGGGACGGTAATCTATTACAAGAATTTGTACGAAATGGAGGTGCGCGTCTACGGTGTCAACCCTCGTGGGGGGACCCTTGACGATAAGGAAATTTACCCTTCAATTGCAGATGTGCCAGAGGACATAGACCTCGCCGTTGTATGTCTACCCGCCGAGCTCGTCAACGATGTATTGGAGGAGTGCGGTGAGGTGGGTGTTAAAGGTGCTGTGGTCGTTTCAGGAGGGTTCGCTGAGGTCGGAGGAGAAGGTGTTGAGAGGCAGAACAAGCTCGTCAAAATAGCTAGGAAGTACGATATGGCGGTGATAGGGCCAAACTGTGTAGGAGTTTACAGTCCCCCTTTCGTTGACACGTTTTTCCTTCCAAGCGAGAGGCTTGTCGCGCCCCCACCTGGAAATGTCGCCGTCATCAGTCAGTCTGGAGGAGTGCTCGTAGACCAGTTCTTCAGCAAGTATGCTGAGAGGAAGATAGGGGTTTCGGTGGCGGTGAGCGTTGGAAACAAGGCGGTGGTAGATGAAAACGTTTTACTAGATTACCTCAAAGACGACCCTAGAACAAAGCTAATAACAGTGTACCTTGAAGGGTTCAGGGAGGGCGAGGGAACGATATTTCTCAGAAAGGCGGCGGAATGCTTCGAGAAGAAGCCCGTTATAGTTTTTAAGGCGGGTAAAAGTGAGTATGGGAAGCGGGCAACTGCCAGTCACACGGGCTCCATGTTGTCATCCTCAGGCATTGCGTCGGCAGCGTTTAAACAGTGGGGGATAATAGAGGCGGAAAACGAGTACGAAATAATAACGTTCAGCAAGGTGCTTTCATTCAGGCTACCGTCGATAAAAAGAGGGGATGTAGCGATACTAACAATCTCCGGCGGTCATGGAGTGCTTTGCGCGGATCTGTGCGCGAAGTACGGGTTGAGACTCGTTGAGTTCACGGAGGAAGAACAGGAGGAAATGAGAAGACTTTTGAACCCCTCAGCGGCCCCGATAGCTAGCTTAAAGAACCCCATAGATCTGACAGGCAGCCTGGTTGACAACGACGTTGAGAAAGTGACAGAGTATCTTATGCAAAATGAAAAGGTCGAAGCAGTCATACTGTTGATGTTACCCTATCCGCCAACTATCAGCATGCAGCTTGGCCGTAGGGCTGCAAGCATAGTCAGAAAGTATAGGAAGCCCGTCGTCGCTTACGTGCCGTGGGTTCAGAAATACCAGATGATTGTTGAAGGGTTTGAGTTGAACGGGATCCCCGTTGCTCACACAGTTGAAGAGGCAGTGCAGATGATCAAGGCCTTGAGACTTAAGGGTGAGGCTGAGGAAAGAATCGGCCGAAGCTCAGCCTACTCCAAGTCCAATGTCGACGGAATGAAAACTAATTTATAG
- a CDS encoding DUF72 domain-containing protein: MPTEILVGCCGFPSGVKRYVKEFKLTEVQKTFYKPPSPETLKSWRALAPSDFEFTVKAWQVITHPPTSPTYKKAGLKFDPKSEVGFFKPTRDVFEAWEKTRESCSILEAKVCVFQTPPSFKESQENINNMKEFFSSINSKGITLAWEPRGWNAETVRSLCVELGLIHVTDPFASMPSLEREISYFRLHGSPPGEKLYNYRYTKDDLNQLAEKLKLLRGRVYVLFNNIWMRDDASAFMEVLKERFGVN; the protein is encoded by the coding sequence ATGCCTACTGAAATCCTTGTAGGGTGTTGCGGTTTTCCTTCGGGAGTAAAACGTTACGTGAAAGAGTTCAAACTAACCGAGGTACAGAAGACGTTCTACAAGCCTCCTTCACCCGAAACTCTTAAATCGTGGCGGGCACTGGCGCCGTCAGACTTCGAGTTCACGGTTAAAGCGTGGCAGGTGATAACACACCCTCCAACCTCCCCAACCTATAAGAAGGCTGGGTTAAAGTTTGACCCAAAGTCGGAAGTGGGCTTTTTCAAGCCGACGCGCGACGTTTTCGAAGCTTGGGAGAAAACGCGTGAATCTTGCAGCATTCTGGAGGCAAAGGTCTGCGTTTTTCAGACCCCGCCGAGCTTCAAAGAAAGCCAAGAAAACATAAACAATATGAAAGAGTTCTTCTCATCCATAAATTCCAAAGGAATTACACTCGCATGGGAACCCAGAGGGTGGAACGCCGAAACCGTTAGAAGCCTGTGCGTCGAGCTCGGTTTAATCCATGTCACAGACCCATTCGCCTCCATGCCATCTCTAGAGCGCGAAATATCTTACTTCAGGCTTCATGGTTCGCCTCCGGGGGAAAAGCTCTACAACTACCGTTACACGAAAGACGACCTTAACCAGCTCGCCGAAAAATTGAAACTTCTGAGGGGACGCGTCTACGTGCTTTTCAACAACATCTGGATGCGTGATGATGCCTCAGCGTTCATGGAGGTTCTCAAGGAAAGATTTGGCGTGAACTAG